A portion of the Chromobacterium sp. IIBBL 290-4 genome contains these proteins:
- a CDS encoding 3-hydroxyacyl-CoA dehydrogenase/enoyl-CoA hydratase family protein, with protein MSQTKFNVRKVAVLGAGVMGAQIAAHLVNAKVPTILFDLPAKEGDKNGIALKAIDGLKKLKPSPLAGSDVVAHIQPANYDDHLHLLKDCDLVIEAIAERMDWKVDLYHKVAPHLGEHTIFATNTSGLSINKLAEGCPDSVRPRFCGVHFFNPPRYMHLVEIIPCVTSDAHILDNLERFLVSTLGKGVVRAKDTPNFVANRIGVFSMLATIANAAKYGIRFDVVDDLTGPRLGRPKSATFRTADVVGLDTFAHVVKTMQDTLPQDPWHSLFATPDWMQGLISAGALGSKTKAGIYKKDGKRMLVLDPAKGEYVGSGEKGDDAVKDILKIANPAEKFQKLRESQHPQAQFLWACFRDVFHYISFHLADIANCARDVDFAIRWGFGWSTGPFETWQAAGWQQVAKWLQEDIAAGKTLAKAELPAWVLEGDRAGVHFADGSYNAADKKLVGRSALDVYKRQLAPAKVLGEKSEQLGETVFENEGVRAFTTGDDVLVVSFKSKAHAIGPAVLDGLNTAIDIAEDRFKGLVIWQTEEPFSVGADLQSMMPAFMMGDWGAIDSMIGRFQSTALRLRYSQIPTIAATQGYVFGGGCEFAMHCDKTVAALESYVGLVEVGVGLLPGGGGCKEFALRASQESKGDLLAALKDYFMNIATAKVATSGVEAQELGFFKKGDSVVFNAYELLYIAKQQALALAESGYRPPLKVKGFPVAGRSGAASIKGQLVNMLEGNFISQHDFFIASQIADVMTGGDVEAGTLVNEQWILDLERKAFMTLLKNSKTQDRIANMLTTGKPLRN; from the coding sequence ATGTCTCAAACCAAATTCAATGTACGCAAGGTCGCCGTGCTCGGCGCTGGCGTGATGGGCGCGCAGATCGCCGCTCACCTGGTGAACGCCAAAGTTCCGACCATTCTGTTTGACCTGCCGGCCAAGGAAGGCGACAAGAACGGCATCGCGCTGAAGGCCATCGACGGCCTGAAGAAGCTGAAGCCCTCGCCGCTGGCCGGCAGCGACGTGGTTGCCCACATCCAGCCCGCCAACTATGACGACCACCTGCACCTGCTGAAGGATTGCGACCTGGTGATCGAAGCCATCGCCGAGCGCATGGACTGGAAGGTGGACCTGTACCACAAGGTGGCTCCGCATCTGGGCGAGCACACCATCTTCGCCACCAATACTTCCGGCCTGTCCATCAACAAGCTGGCAGAAGGCTGCCCGGATTCGGTGCGCCCGCGTTTCTGCGGCGTGCACTTCTTCAACCCGCCGCGCTATATGCACCTGGTTGAAATCATCCCCTGCGTGACTTCCGACGCCCACATCCTGGACAACCTGGAACGCTTCCTGGTGTCTACCCTGGGCAAGGGCGTGGTCCGCGCCAAGGACACCCCGAACTTCGTGGCCAACCGCATCGGCGTGTTCTCCATGCTGGCCACCATCGCCAATGCCGCCAAGTACGGCATTCGCTTTGATGTGGTGGACGACCTGACCGGCCCGCGCCTGGGCCGTCCCAAGTCCGCCACTTTCCGCACCGCCGACGTGGTGGGCCTGGACACCTTCGCCCACGTGGTGAAGACCATGCAGGACACGCTGCCGCAAGATCCGTGGCACAGCCTGTTCGCCACTCCGGACTGGATGCAGGGCCTGATCTCGGCCGGCGCGCTGGGTTCCAAGACCAAGGCCGGCATCTATAAGAAAGACGGCAAGCGCATGCTGGTGCTGGACCCGGCCAAGGGCGAGTATGTGGGCTCCGGCGAGAAGGGCGACGACGCGGTCAAGGACATCCTGAAGATCGCCAATCCGGCCGAAAAATTCCAGAAGCTGCGCGAGAGCCAGCACCCGCAGGCGCAGTTCCTGTGGGCGTGTTTCCGCGACGTGTTCCATTACATCTCCTTCCATCTGGCAGACATCGCCAACTGCGCCCGCGACGTTGACTTCGCCATCCGCTGGGGCTTCGGCTGGTCCACCGGTCCGTTCGAAACCTGGCAAGCCGCCGGCTGGCAGCAAGTGGCCAAGTGGCTGCAGGAAGACATCGCCGCCGGCAAGACCCTGGCCAAGGCCGAGCTGCCGGCCTGGGTGCTCGAAGGCGACCGCGCCGGCGTGCATTTCGCCGACGGTTCCTACAACGCCGCCGACAAAAAACTGGTTGGCCGCTCCGCTCTGGATGTGTACAAGCGCCAGCTGGCGCCGGCCAAGGTACTGGGCGAGAAGTCCGAGCAACTGGGCGAAACCGTGTTCGAGAACGAGGGCGTGCGCGCCTTCACCACCGGCGATGATGTGCTGGTGGTGTCGTTCAAGTCCAAGGCTCACGCCATCGGCCCGGCCGTGCTGGACGGTCTGAACACCGCCATCGACATCGCCGAAGACCGCTTCAAGGGCCTGGTGATCTGGCAAACCGAAGAGCCGTTCTCCGTGGGCGCGGACCTGCAGTCCATGATGCCGGCCTTCATGATGGGCGACTGGGGCGCGATCGATTCCATGATCGGCCGCTTCCAGTCCACCGCGCTGCGTCTGCGCTATAGCCAGATCCCGACCATCGCCGCGACCCAGGGCTATGTGTTCGGCGGCGGCTGCGAGTTCGCCATGCACTGCGACAAGACCGTGGCCGCGTTGGAGTCTTATGTTGGCCTGGTGGAAGTGGGCGTCGGCCTGCTGCCGGGCGGCGGCGGCTGCAAGGAGTTCGCGCTGCGCGCTTCGCAAGAGTCCAAGGGCGACCTGCTGGCCGCGCTGAAGGACTACTTCATGAACATCGCCACCGCCAAGGTCGCCACCAGCGGCGTGGAAGCGCAGGAGCTGGGCTTCTTCAAGAAGGGCGATTCCGTGGTGTTCAATGCTTACGAACTGCTCTACATCGCCAAGCAGCAGGCGCTGGCGCTGGCCGAATCCGGCTACCGTCCGCCGCTGAAGGTGAAGGGCTTCCCGGTGGCTGGCCGCTCCGGCGCCGCGTCGATCAAGGGCCAACTGGTGAACATGCTGGAAGGCAATTTCATCAGCCAGCACGACTTCTTCATCGCCTCGCAGATCGCCGACGTGATGACCGGCGGCGACGTCGAAGCCGGCACCCTGGTCAACGAGCAATGGATTCTGGACCTGGAGCGCAAGGCATTCATGACCCTGCTGAAGAACTCCAAGACCCAGGACCGCATCGCCAATATGCTGACCACCGGCAAGCCGCTGCGCAACTAA
- a CDS encoding OmpP1/FadL family transporter, giving the protein MKLKHLSLSVMIMGTAFGLASTQAAASGYQFGSQSVSGQGTAHANGAEAADPSTIFTNPAGLSRLDGTQLVIGTTLVVPHSEYTDSGSTNSNYFAKYGLPARQTGGGNGDGFAPSVVAAPTFYLSHKINDKFTAGIGLFVPYGAKLDYGSTWAGRYSLKSIDLQSFNINPSISLKLDERQSIGFGVSAQYMKASLEKMTDATSGLNALLFSSIYKATGSAAQAAQAVAAAGINGDGVAKVEGDDWGFGWNIGYMFQLNDNTRFGLAYRSSVKQSLSGNSTWTFNGVTGNVPASIYALAGVSPSSGPGAIAKLQRPDASASVDVTTPETASANFFHQLNPTVALMGDVTWVRNSRLQQLDIKQFSSPAQGDLVLHQNWKDTWRVSFGGNYQLNDSWMLRSGVAWEQSPVQSDDQRHPAIPDSDRIWLSFGANYKINKQSSIDLAYSFIDFKNANVNYTDSCNPSGTMANGALCTGNGETTKGTYKTYLQLIGLQYNYRF; this is encoded by the coding sequence ATGAAGCTCAAGCATCTTAGCCTGTCCGTGATGATCATGGGCACCGCGTTCGGCCTGGCCTCTACACAGGCTGCTGCCTCGGGTTATCAGTTCGGTTCGCAAAGCGTGTCCGGCCAGGGCACCGCCCATGCCAACGGCGCGGAAGCCGCCGATCCTTCCACCATCTTCACCAACCCGGCCGGCTTGTCCCGGCTGGATGGCACGCAACTGGTGATCGGCACCACGCTGGTGGTGCCGCATTCGGAATACACAGACAGCGGCTCGACGAACAGCAACTACTTTGCTAAGTATGGCCTTCCTGCTCGTCAGACTGGTGGCGGCAATGGTGATGGCTTTGCTCCTTCCGTAGTAGCGGCGCCGACCTTTTACCTGTCTCACAAAATAAATGACAAGTTCACTGCTGGCATCGGGTTGTTCGTTCCCTATGGAGCCAAGCTGGATTACGGCTCGACCTGGGCTGGTCGTTATTCACTGAAAAGCATCGATCTGCAGTCTTTCAATATCAACCCCTCGATTTCATTAAAATTGGACGAGCGGCAATCTATTGGATTCGGTGTGTCTGCTCAATACATGAAGGCATCGTTGGAGAAAATGACGGATGCCACGAGTGGTTTGAATGCGCTGCTCTTCAGTTCTATCTACAAGGCAACGGGGAGCGCCGCTCAAGCCGCTCAAGCGGTAGCTGCGGCTGGTATTAATGGCGATGGTGTGGCAAAGGTGGAGGGTGATGATTGGGGATTCGGCTGGAATATCGGTTATATGTTCCAGTTGAATGACAATACCCGATTTGGCTTGGCCTACCGCTCCAGCGTCAAGCAGTCCTTGAGCGGTAACTCCACTTGGACTTTCAATGGCGTGACAGGAAATGTGCCTGCGTCGATTTATGCTTTGGCTGGCGTGTCTCCTAGTTCAGGGCCTGGTGCGATAGCCAAACTCCAGCGGCCAGATGCATCTGCATCGGTTGATGTGACAACGCCTGAAACTGCTTCCGCCAACTTCTTCCATCAACTGAACCCGACTGTGGCGCTGATGGGCGATGTGACCTGGGTTCGAAACTCTCGTCTGCAGCAGCTTGATATCAAGCAATTCAGCTCTCCGGCCCAGGGCGACCTGGTGCTGCATCAGAACTGGAAGGACACCTGGCGCGTATCGTTTGGCGGCAACTACCAGTTGAACGACAGCTGGATGCTGCGCAGCGGCGTGGCTTGGGAGCAGTCGCCGGTACAGTCGGACGATCAGCGCCATCCGGCCATTCCGGATAGCGACCGCATCTGGCTGTCCTTCGGCGCCAATTACAAGATCAACAAGCAAAGCTCCATTGATCTGGCCTATAGCTTCATTGATTTCAAGAACGCCAACGTCAATTACACGGATAGCTGCAATCCGTCGGGCACGATGGCAAACGGAGCGCTATGCACCGGCAACGGCGAAACCACGAAGGGTACCTACAAGACCTATTTGCAACTGATCGGCTTGCAGTACAACTACCGTTTCTAA
- a CDS encoding acyl-CoA thioesterase: MEQHENRVPALRVRALPSCTNAYGKVQAGWLLSQIDMAGSLDAERLSRGPVTTVAVNAFQFAAPILLGDVVDLYVERLRIGQKSITLKISVEAERMDGSHVRITDVIATYVAIDHDGKSRLLGES; this comes from the coding sequence ATGGAACAACATGAGAACCGCGTGCCGGCTTTGCGGGTGCGGGCGCTGCCAAGCTGCACCAATGCTTACGGCAAGGTGCAGGCAGGCTGGCTGCTGAGCCAGATCGATATGGCTGGCAGCCTGGATGCGGAGCGTTTATCGCGCGGGCCGGTCACCACGGTGGCGGTCAACGCCTTTCAGTTCGCCGCGCCGATTCTGCTTGGCGATGTGGTGGACTTGTACGTGGAAAGGCTGCGCATCGGCCAGAAGTCCATCACCTTGAAGATTTCGGTTGAGGCCGAACGGATGGATGGTTCCCATGTCCGGATCACCGATGTGATCGCCACGTACGTCGCCATCGATCACGATGGCAAATCCCGTTTGCTGGGCGAGTCCTGA
- a CDS encoding acyl-CoA dehydrogenase encodes MIAAIILVALIVALAYVAAPVLAWTVGIAAWLAALQFVFHCQVHTAVWAVFAVVAAVLNIVPLRRAVFTGPVFGVFKKITPAMSQTEQEAINAGTVWWDRDLFSGKPDYNRLLNFPDPKLTPEEQAFIDGPTEQLCSMIDDWKITHELKDLPPDVWQFIKDKGFLGMIVKKKYGGLEFSNYAHAKVVTKIATRGGTAAVSVMVPNSLGPGELLQHYGTEEQKDYYLPRLAKGVEVPCFALTSPYAGSDAGAIPDFGVVCRGSYTNPRTGEHFDNVLGVRVSWEKRWITLAPVATILGLAFKMYDPDHLLGDKEEIGITCALVPTEHVGVEIGRRHYPGGSAFMNGPTWGKDVFIPLEWIIGGREYAGQGWRMLVECLSVGRCISLPAMSVACGKLTTYTTGAFARIRDQFGLPIGKFEGVDEAMARIGGFTYQMEASQDLALTGLDNGEKPSVLSAILKYHNTERMRKTLNDAMDVHGGKTVVLGPRNYLARGYQAVPIGITVEGANILTRSMIIYGQGAIRCHPFVLREMKSAMTNDGAEFDKAITGHINFVISNFVRSLWLGLTCARFASSPKGGATAVYYKRVTRLSSAFALLSDMAMFSLGGSLKFREKLSARLGDMLSGLYIATASLKRFERDGAPQEDIAVMSWAVENALYDVQVAMDGFLANLPSRGLSWVLRRIIFPWGLTLKPASDRVGTKVARAMMEPGATRARLTQGMFVSKDETDPVGVLGYALQATLDTEPVEQKLRKLARDGKFQTITARERLAEALQSGLIAQQEFDAVSRARKLKRDVIMVDDFDMKLEQHDDKMLQRLIF; translated from the coding sequence ATGATTGCTGCCATTATTCTGGTCGCGCTGATCGTCGCGCTGGCCTACGTCGCCGCGCCGGTGCTGGCGTGGACCGTAGGCATAGCCGCCTGGCTAGCCGCGCTTCAATTCGTATTCCACTGCCAAGTGCACACCGCTGTCTGGGCGGTGTTCGCCGTTGTCGCGGCCGTGCTCAACATCGTGCCGCTGCGCCGCGCCGTGTTCACCGGCCCGGTGTTCGGCGTGTTCAAGAAAATCACGCCTGCCATGTCGCAGACCGAACAGGAAGCCATCAACGCCGGCACCGTCTGGTGGGATCGCGACCTGTTCTCCGGCAAGCCGGACTACAACCGCCTGCTGAACTTCCCGGATCCCAAGCTGACGCCGGAAGAGCAGGCTTTCATCGATGGTCCGACCGAGCAGCTGTGCTCGATGATCGACGACTGGAAGATCACCCATGAATTGAAGGACCTGCCGCCGGATGTGTGGCAGTTCATCAAGGACAAGGGCTTCCTGGGCATGATCGTCAAGAAGAAGTACGGCGGCCTGGAGTTCTCCAATTACGCCCACGCCAAGGTGGTGACCAAGATCGCCACGCGCGGCGGCACGGCCGCGGTGTCGGTGATGGTGCCGAACTCGCTCGGACCGGGCGAGCTGCTGCAGCACTATGGCACCGAAGAGCAAAAAGATTACTACCTGCCGCGCCTGGCCAAGGGCGTGGAAGTGCCTTGCTTCGCGCTGACCAGCCCGTATGCCGGCTCCGACGCCGGCGCCATTCCGGACTTCGGCGTGGTGTGCCGCGGCTCCTACACGAATCCGCGCACCGGCGAACATTTCGACAATGTGCTGGGCGTGCGCGTGAGCTGGGAAAAGCGCTGGATCACGCTGGCCCCGGTGGCCACCATCCTGGGCCTGGCCTTCAAGATGTACGACCCGGATCATTTGCTGGGCGACAAGGAAGAAATCGGCATCACCTGCGCGCTGGTGCCGACCGAGCATGTCGGCGTCGAAATCGGCCGCCGCCACTACCCGGGCGGTTCGGCCTTCATGAATGGCCCGACTTGGGGCAAAGATGTGTTCATTCCGCTGGAGTGGATCATCGGCGGCCGCGAATACGCCGGCCAGGGCTGGCGCATGCTGGTGGAGTGTCTGTCGGTCGGCCGCTGCATCTCCTTGCCGGCCATGTCGGTGGCTTGCGGCAAGCTGACCACCTACACCACCGGCGCGTTTGCCCGCATCCGCGACCAGTTCGGCCTGCCCATCGGCAAGTTCGAGGGCGTGGACGAGGCGATGGCGCGCATCGGCGGCTTCACCTATCAGATGGAAGCCTCGCAAGATCTGGCCCTGACCGGCCTGGACAACGGCGAGAAGCCGTCCGTGCTGTCGGCCATCCTGAAGTACCACAACACCGAACGCATGCGCAAAACGCTGAACGACGCGATGGACGTGCATGGCGGCAAAACCGTGGTGCTGGGCCCGCGCAACTATCTGGCGCGCGGCTATCAGGCGGTGCCCATCGGCATCACCGTGGAAGGCGCCAACATCCTGACCCGTTCGATGATCATCTACGGCCAGGGCGCGATCCGCTGCCATCCCTTCGTGCTGCGCGAAATGAAGTCCGCCATGACCAATGACGGCGCCGAGTTCGACAAAGCCATCACCGGCCACATCAACTTCGTGATCAGCAATTTCGTCCGCTCGCTGTGGCTGGGCCTGACTTGCGCCCGCTTCGCGTCCAGCCCCAAGGGCGGCGCGACCGCGGTCTACTACAAGCGCGTCACCCGTCTGTCCAGCGCTTTCGCCTTGCTGTCCGATATGGCCATGTTCAGCCTGGGCGGCTCGCTGAAGTTCCGCGAGAAATTGTCGGCCCGCCTGGGCGATATGCTGTCCGGCCTGTACATCGCTACCGCCTCGCTGAAGCGCTTCGAGCGCGACGGCGCGCCGCAGGAAGACATCGCGGTGATGAGCTGGGCGGTGGAAAACGCCTTGTACGACGTGCAAGTGGCGATGGACGGCTTCCTGGCCAACCTGCCGAGCCGCGGCCTGTCCTGGGTGTTGCGCCGCATTATCTTCCCGTGGGGCCTGACGCTGAAGCCGGCGTCAGACCGCGTCGGCACCAAGGTGGCGCGAGCCATGATGGAGCCGGGCGCTACCCGCGCGCGGCTGACCCAGGGCATGTTCGTGTCCAAGGATGAGACGGATCCGGTCGGCGTGCTGGGCTACGCGCTGCAAGCCACGCTGGATACCGAGCCGGTGGAGCAGAAGCTGCGCAAGCTGGCGCGCGACGGCAAGTTCCAGACGATCACCGCGCGCGAGCGCCTGGCCGAGGCTTTGCAGTCGGGCCTGATCGCGCAGCAGGAATTCGATGCCGTGTCCCGCGCCCGCAAGCTGAAGCGCGATGTCATCATGGTGGACGATTTCGATATGAAATTGGAACAACATGACGACAAAATGCTGCAGCGCCTGATTTTCTAA
- a CDS encoding TetR/AcrR family transcriptional regulator has product MEANRPDTATRILDVAERLFVEHGFEATSLRMITQQAEVNLAAVNYHFGSKDALFESVFMRRLAPLLEGCLAELDVLEAKPGELPLEQLVLSFIRPCLVLSKDPSRGGAMFVRLLSRTLVENHRLLRETISQQYSVFVQRYTSAFQRALPHLESEQLAWRMHLAFSVMFNAFAGNDVLKIFTRSQIVTARDPDMIVKYLVPFVIAGLVAPVES; this is encoded by the coding sequence ATGGAGGCCAATCGTCCCGACACCGCAACCCGCATTCTCGACGTCGCGGAACGTCTGTTTGTGGAGCACGGCTTTGAGGCGACCTCGCTTCGCATGATCACCCAGCAGGCCGAGGTGAATCTGGCCGCGGTGAACTATCACTTCGGTTCCAAGGATGCGTTGTTCGAGTCCGTGTTCATGCGCAGGCTGGCGCCCTTATTGGAAGGCTGCCTGGCGGAACTGGACGTACTGGAAGCGAAACCGGGCGAGTTGCCTTTGGAGCAGTTGGTATTGTCGTTCATACGGCCATGCCTGGTGTTGTCCAAAGATCCGTCCCGCGGCGGCGCGATGTTCGTGCGCCTGCTGTCGCGCACGCTGGTGGAAAACCACCGCCTGCTGCGCGAAACCATTTCCCAGCAATACAGCGTGTTTGTGCAGCGTTATACCAGCGCCTTCCAGCGCGCGCTGCCGCATCTGGAATCGGAGCAGCTCGCCTGGCGCATGCACCTCGCCTTCAGCGTCATGTTCAACGCCTTCGCCGGCAACGATGTGCTGAAAATCTTCACGCGCAGCCAGATCGTTACCGCGCGGGACCCGGACATGATCGTCAAGTATCTGGTGCCTTTTGTGATTGCCGGTTTGGTCGCGCCCGTCGAAAGCTGA